The following coding sequences lie in one Heyndrickxia oleronia genomic window:
- a CDS encoding lipoprotein yields MKKLLFIILFLVLLTACSPSHVVIDWVDFLQINGKHYTGSQQLVISKQTLVKDKIGEVRFEVNEHVKNPKYKINEGDAAYLSKGTDVYSIEGYPDHSIVAVEDKTKIHGYKLYSTDNAETLDVKSMDKDKVQRIEVYMSDGIKPIKQIKSLTGEEVKEFIEILEAGTVNSAYLPDTSKDPQMFDFVCYTAAPIAFRDTVFFDGKVYYWYSSELTIIDDGIVNYLK; encoded by the coding sequence ATGAAAAAATTATTGTTCATCATTCTATTTCTTGTTCTATTAACTGCTTGTAGCCCATCTCATGTTGTCATCGATTGGGTTGATTTTCTGCAGATCAATGGAAAACATTATACTGGATCTCAACAATTAGTTATTTCAAAGCAAACATTAGTAAAGGATAAGATCGGCGAAGTAAGATTTGAAGTAAATGAGCATGTGAAAAATCCTAAATATAAAATAAATGAGGGGGATGCCGCTTATTTATCAAAAGGAACAGACGTCTATTCGATTGAAGGATATCCTGATCATTCCATCGTTGCGGTTGAAGATAAAACAAAGATTCATGGGTATAAGCTATACAGTACCGATAATGCAGAAACCCTAGATGTGAAAAGCATGGATAAAGATAAAGTTCAAAGAATAGAGGTATATATGTCCGATGGGATAAAACCGATTAAACAAATAAAATCTTTAACTGGAGAAGAGGTTAAAGAGTTTATAGAAATTCTTGAAGCTGGAACAGTAAATTCAGCGTATTTACCTGACACATCAAAGGATCCTCAAATGTTTGATTTTGTATGTTATACAGCTGCACCGATTGCCTTTCGTGATACTGTATTTTTCGATGGAAAGGTCTATTATTGGTATTCGTCCGAATTAACGATTATAGATGATGGGATAGTGAACTATTTGAAATAG
- a CDS encoding glycoside hydrolase family 13 protein yields the protein MNIESIYHRPKNNYAYAYNDKTLHIRIRTKKNDIEKVNLIFGDPYTWNEDGWIFSTKHMTISGSDQLFDYWFVEVAPEFRRMRYGFELMSGNETMVYGEKGFFDQIPTDDTSYFFCFPFLNKADVFHAPDWVKDTVWYQIFPERFANGDPKINPENTLPWGSTEPKWDNFFGGDFEGIIQHIDHIVELGITGLYFTPIFKAYSNHKYDTIDYMEIDPQFGDKATFKRLVDVCHQHGIKVMLDAVFNHSGYYFPPFQDVLKNQEHSKYKDWFHIRDFPIITKPRPNYDTFAFTEQMPKLNTENAEVKEYLLNVARYWIEEFDIDGWRLDVANEVDHSFWREFRKTVKSVKPDAYILGEIWHDSMPWLQGDQFDAVMNYPFTQSALDFFAKGTINADVFAQRISHVLHSYPNNVNEVSFNLLGSHDTPRILTIANENKDRLKLLFLFQLTFIGSPCIYYGDEIGMTGGQDPGCRKCMIWDKQEQDLELFEFVQKLISLRKKVPALGNKGEFNIIESNTETNHIIYEKRSKNESIFIAINNSEQPIQISIPFLAKNDEVTNLWNNEKQLTSDVEELSLPGLGFTILQSRKL from the coding sequence ATGAATATTGAATCCATTTATCACCGACCAAAAAACAATTATGCCTATGCTTACAATGACAAAACACTTCATATTCGTATACGAACGAAAAAGAACGATATTGAAAAAGTGAATCTTATCTTTGGGGATCCATATACATGGAATGAAGACGGTTGGATCTTTTCTACAAAACACATGACGATAAGTGGGAGCGATCAATTGTTTGACTATTGGTTTGTTGAAGTCGCTCCTGAATTTAGAAGGATGCGCTACGGTTTTGAACTGATGAGTGGAAATGAAACGATGGTTTATGGAGAGAAAGGTTTTTTTGATCAGATCCCTACTGACGATACTTCTTACTTCTTTTGCTTCCCTTTTTTAAATAAGGCAGATGTTTTTCATGCTCCCGATTGGGTGAAAGATACAGTGTGGTATCAAATTTTCCCAGAACGGTTTGCAAATGGAGATCCCAAGATCAATCCGGAAAATACCCTTCCATGGGGAAGTACAGAACCTAAGTGGGATAATTTTTTTGGAGGTGATTTTGAGGGAATCATTCAACATATTGATCACATCGTTGAATTAGGTATCACAGGTCTTTATTTCACCCCTATATTCAAAGCCTACTCTAACCACAAATATGACACCATTGATTATATGGAGATTGACCCGCAGTTTGGTGATAAAGCTACTTTTAAAAGACTCGTTGACGTATGTCATCAGCACGGAATCAAAGTGATGTTGGATGCTGTCTTTAATCATAGCGGATATTATTTTCCACCCTTCCAAGATGTATTGAAAAATCAGGAGCATTCTAAATATAAGGATTGGTTTCATATAAGAGACTTCCCTATTATCACAAAGCCGAGGCCAAATTATGATACATTCGCATTTACAGAGCAAATGCCGAAGCTAAATACAGAAAATGCTGAGGTGAAAGAATATCTTCTTAACGTTGCCCGTTATTGGATTGAGGAATTTGATATCGATGGCTGGCGTCTAGATGTAGCCAATGAAGTAGATCACAGCTTCTGGCGTGAATTTCGAAAAACGGTAAAGTCAGTTAAACCCGATGCCTATATATTAGGCGAAATTTGGCATGACTCGATGCCATGGCTTCAAGGGGATCAGTTTGATGCCGTCATGAACTATCCCTTCACACAAAGTGCCCTCGATTTTTTTGCAAAAGGGACCATCAATGCTGACGTATTCGCGCAAAGAATATCTCATGTTTTACATTCTTATCCTAACAATGTAAACGAGGTTTCATTCAATTTACTCGGAAGTCATGATACACCGCGAATATTAACGATCGCTAATGAAAACAAGGATCGACTTAAGCTGCTTTTTTTATTTCAATTAACGTTCATTGGAAGTCCATGTATCTATTATGGCGACGAAATCGGAATGACGGGCGGACAAGATCCTGGTTGCCGTAAATGCATGATCTGGGATAAACAAGAACAGGATTTAGAACTCTTTGAATTTGTCCAAAAGCTGATCAGCTTACGAAAAAAAGTCCCAGCACTAGGGAATAAAGGTGAATTTAATATCATTGAAAGTAACACAGAAACCAACCATATTATTTATGAAAAAAGAAGCAAGAATGAGTCGATTTTCATTGCCATCAATAATAGTGAGCAACCTATTCAAATTAGTATCCCCTTTTTGGCAAAAAATGATGAAGTGACGAACCTATGGAATAACGAGAAACAATTGACTAGCGATGTAGAGGAACTTAGTTTGCCTGGTTTAGGATTTACTATTTTACAATCAAGAAAACTGTAA
- a CDS encoding sugar ABC transporter permease, with product MNRKTKEKWISVGKHIILVLVAIFTVYPVVWVFIGSLNPGDSLFNTSLFPKSLTFKHYVELFQDTQYFNWYKNTLKIAIWNMIISTFLVVTAAYAFSRFRFPGRKEGLMTMLVLQMFPGFMGMIAIYILLLQLGLLDNHWGLILVYAGGSIPFNAWLVKGYFDSMPKSLEEAAKMDGAGHVTIFFRVMMPLSVPILVFVAVSNFIGPWMDFIFARLVLRSNENKTLAIGLFEMVTGRGNTEFTTFAAGAVLVAIPITILFMIFQKYMVEGLKAGANK from the coding sequence GTGAACAGAAAAACAAAAGAGAAATGGATTAGTGTTGGTAAACATATCATTTTAGTGCTAGTGGCTATATTTACTGTTTACCCAGTGGTATGGGTTTTTATTGGCTCGTTAAATCCCGGGGATTCCCTTTTTAATACCTCTCTATTTCCTAAGTCACTCACTTTCAAACATTATGTTGAGTTATTTCAGGATACACAATATTTCAATTGGTATAAAAATACATTAAAAATTGCCATTTGGAATATGATCATTTCGACATTTTTGGTTGTTACTGCTGCATATGCCTTTAGCCGTTTTCGCTTTCCGGGACGGAAGGAAGGCTTAATGACGATGTTAGTTTTGCAAATGTTCCCAGGGTTTATGGGGATGATTGCTATCTATATTCTCCTGTTGCAACTAGGGTTACTAGACAATCATTGGGGGCTTATTTTGGTCTATGCTGGTGGTTCAATTCCTTTTAATGCATGGCTTGTGAAAGGGTATTTTGATTCGATGCCAAAAAGCTTGGAAGAAGCCGCGAAAATGGATGGGGCGGGTCATGTGACGATTTTCTTTCGCGTGATGATGCCGTTATCTGTTCCAATTCTTGTTTTTGTTGCCGTTTCAAATTTTATTGGACCATGGATGGATTTTATCTTTGCTCGGCTTGTCCTGCGGTCTAATGAAAATAAAACTCTAGCCATTGGCCTTTTTGAAATGGTAACTGGTCGGGGGAATACGGAATTTACTACGTTTGCTGCTGGGGCAGTATTGGTGGCCATACCAATTACCATTCTATTTATGATTTTCCAAAAGTATATGGTAGAAGGTCTGAAAGCAGGAGCGAATAAATAA
- a CDS encoding carbohydrate ABC transporter permease, giving the protein MKSHAKISTILSLLFMGLGQIYNRQYMKGVLFICLEIYIVVFWSLPFRNAMWGLTTLGETTQKRIGFKIQPGDHSIFLMIEGIIFLICGLLLIWVYYLNIRDARRVGIARDLGQRPNHFKETLHVIAEKGFPYLLLTPSIIFTSFLTILPLLFGIAIAFTNYSGPNHLPPAALVDWVGFQTFIDLFNLKTWNRTFLGVFEWTIIWAILATVTTFFTGLLFAVLLNSKGIRFRAFWRSIYILPWAIPAFVSILIMRNLFNGEFGPINQYLEAIGLAGIPWLSDPFWAKFTLVVVNIWFGFPFWMVLMSGVMTGIDKELYEAAEVDGASPRQRFWRITMPIVMFSTAPLLIMQFAGNFNNFNMIYLLTQGGPVNVDYSYAGSTDILISWIYKLTLDQSQFNMASVVSILIFIVIASISVWNFRRTRAFKEEDMMS; this is encoded by the coding sequence ATGAAATCACATGCCAAGATTAGTACAATCCTCTCTCTTTTATTTATGGGATTGGGACAAATCTATAATCGGCAATACATGAAGGGCGTATTATTCATATGTTTAGAGATTTATATTGTTGTATTTTGGTCATTACCCTTTCGAAACGCAATGTGGGGGCTAACGACCCTTGGGGAAACCACCCAAAAAAGGATTGGCTTTAAAATTCAACCAGGTGATCATTCCATATTTTTAATGATTGAAGGCATCATTTTTCTCATATGTGGATTGTTATTGATTTGGGTCTATTATTTAAATATTCGTGATGCAAGGAGAGTAGGAATAGCAAGGGATTTAGGCCAAAGGCCGAATCATTTTAAGGAAACCTTACATGTGATCGCAGAAAAAGGATTTCCTTATTTGCTGCTTACCCCTTCAATTATATTTACATCGTTTTTGACCATATTACCGCTATTATTCGGTATTGCTATAGCCTTTACCAATTATTCGGGACCAAACCATCTACCACCTGCTGCTCTTGTTGATTGGGTTGGTTTTCAAACATTTATTGATCTTTTTAATTTGAAAACATGGAATCGTACCTTTTTAGGAGTATTTGAATGGACAATCATATGGGCCATTCTCGCAACAGTGACGACTTTTTTTACGGGGTTACTTTTTGCTGTTTTATTAAATTCAAAAGGAATACGATTCAGAGCCTTTTGGAGAAGTATTTATATTCTTCCTTGGGCCATTCCTGCATTTGTCTCTATCTTGATAATGAGAAATCTATTTAATGGGGAGTTTGGGCCAATTAATCAATACTTAGAAGCTATCGGCTTGGCGGGAATTCCTTGGCTTAGTGATCCGTTTTGGGCAAAATTTACTCTTGTTGTCGTCAATATTTGGTTTGGATTTCCTTTCTGGATGGTCTTAATGAGTGGGGTTATGACGGGAATTGATAAAGAACTATATGAAGCGGCGGAAGTAGATGGCGCTAGTCCGAGACAGCGTTTTTGGCGAATTACGATGCCAATCGTCATGTTTTCGACCGCTCCGTTACTCATTATGCAATTTGCGGGAAATTTTAATAATTTTAATATGATTTATTTGCTGACACAGGGGGGACCTGTAAATGTTGATTATAGCTATGCTGGTTCAACGGATATTTTAATTTCATGGATTTACAAGCTTACGTTGGATCAAAGTCAATTTAATATGGCATCTGTCGTATCCATCCTCATATTTATTGTGATCGCATCGATATCCGTCTGGAACTTTAGACGAACGAGAGCATTTAAAGAGGAGGATATGATGTCGTGA
- a CDS encoding pyridoxal-phosphate-dependent aminotransferase family protein — protein sequence MLLNQQYLFTPGPTPIPERVKLAMNQPMIGHRGQAFAQLLEEVSTRLMPIFGSKDPVLVLTGSGTSALEAAAANIIEENDPVVVIVTGAFGERFATICETFGATVYRLTIPWGEICTPDQLENFLHAHKDCKAVFATYCETSTGVLNPIKELGAVTKRITDALFIVDGVSCIGAVPVDMAAWNIDILVSGSQKALMLPPGLAFIAVNHIARERIQSCSSKRFYLDLNRYFASYDKEKSTPFTPAVSLIAGALEVCYMIEEEGLEQVIQRHQLLKTMVREGIKALELPLLVSDEHASPTVTSVKPLNGKANQIKKTLQDKYSITIAGGQKKLKGEIFRIGHMGYCTPFDILKVLTGLEMTIHTIEGRNVLGQATKKAEEVWREYV from the coding sequence ATGTTATTAAACCAGCAATATTTATTTACCCCAGGTCCCACTCCGATCCCTGAGCGTGTAAAGCTCGCGATGAATCAGCCTATGATTGGTCATAGAGGTCAAGCGTTTGCACAATTACTAGAAGAGGTCTCTACAAGACTTATGCCGATCTTCGGTTCAAAGGATCCCGTCCTCGTACTAACAGGTAGTGGGACATCCGCATTAGAAGCCGCTGCAGCTAATATTATCGAAGAGAATGATCCAGTCGTTGTGATTGTAACCGGAGCCTTTGGAGAACGCTTTGCCACGATTTGTGAAACCTTTGGTGCGACCGTATATCGTTTAACGATTCCATGGGGTGAAATATGCACTCCAGACCAATTGGAGAACTTTTTACATGCTCATAAGGATTGTAAGGCGGTATTTGCTACTTATTGTGAAACATCCACTGGTGTTCTAAACCCCATTAAGGAGTTAGGCGCTGTGACCAAGCGAATAACAGATGCTTTATTTATTGTTGATGGTGTCAGCTGCATTGGTGCCGTACCAGTGGATATGGCCGCATGGAATATTGATATTCTTGTTTCCGGCTCGCAAAAAGCCTTAATGTTACCACCAGGCCTCGCCTTTATTGCTGTCAATCATATCGCAAGAGAAAGGATTCAATCCTGTTCATCTAAACGTTTTTATTTAGATTTAAATCGCTATTTTGCATCCTATGATAAGGAAAAATCAACACCATTTACACCTGCCGTTTCACTAATAGCCGGAGCACTTGAGGTTTGCTACATGATTGAAGAAGAAGGCTTAGAGCAAGTGATTCAGAGACATCAGCTTCTAAAAACAATGGTTCGCGAAGGGATCAAAGCACTCGAGCTCCCATTACTGGTTTCAGATGAGCATGCTTCCCCTACCGTCACTTCAGTTAAACCTTTAAATGGAAAAGCGAATCAAATAAAAAAGACACTTCAAGATAAATACTCCATCACCATTGCTGGAGGACAAAAGAAATTAAAGGGAGAAATCTTCCGAATTGGTCATATGGGCTATTGCACCCCTTTTGATATTTTAAAAGTTCTAACGGGCCTAGAAATGACCATTCATACAATAGAAGGTAGAAATGTGCTTGGGCAAGCAACGAAAAAGGCCGAGGAGGTTTGGAGAGAATATGTATAA
- a CDS encoding sugar ABC transporter substrate-binding protein has protein sequence MKLKKTMGIIASSILLVGLLAGCTQPKGKEKASKEVEENAEVKEIKPEEGASLILWDNGGAEAEWANYVAEEFEKKYNVPVEVQEVSHTDAAGKLETDGPAGLGADVFNAAHDHLGTLVSGGLVYDNYFADDYKKDYMDAAVKGTSFIDKDGELKMYGFPIAIETYALYYNKDIVKKVPETWDELFEQGKQFQEGSTKKDRKYGLMMEPGNFYYTYAFMAGYGGYIFGNDNTNPEEIGINSEGAIKSGELMKKIHSELLPLKKEDITGDVISSFFNENKLAFRISGPWDVKNHKDAGINFGIAPLPKLDNGETPKSFSGIKAYYVNSYSKYPEAATLLAQFASSEEMLLKRYEMTGQLPPKNSLLENDTIKQDEVSMAFLEQAQNAVPMPNIPEMQAVWGPMETAYTAIWNDGMDPKKALDAAYEQIEDAISTQKK, from the coding sequence ATGAAGCTTAAAAAGACAATGGGAATAATCGCTTCTAGTATTCTATTGGTGGGACTCCTAGCTGGCTGCACCCAGCCAAAGGGAAAGGAAAAAGCAAGCAAAGAGGTTGAAGAGAATGCAGAAGTGAAGGAAATTAAACCCGAGGAGGGAGCCAGTCTTATTCTTTGGGATAATGGCGGTGCGGAAGCAGAATGGGCCAATTACGTCGCTGAGGAATTTGAAAAGAAATATAATGTTCCTGTTGAAGTTCAAGAGGTCAGCCATACGGATGCAGCTGGTAAATTAGAAACAGATGGTCCAGCAGGACTTGGAGCAGATGTCTTCAACGCAGCCCATGATCATTTAGGTACTCTCGTTTCAGGTGGATTAGTATATGATAATTATTTTGCAGATGACTACAAAAAAGACTATATGGATGCTGCTGTAAAAGGGACATCGTTCATAGATAAAGATGGAGAATTGAAGATGTACGGTTTTCCAATTGCGATTGAAACCTATGCACTCTACTACAATAAAGATATTGTGAAGAAAGTTCCGGAAACATGGGATGAATTATTTGAGCAGGGAAAACAATTTCAAGAGGGATCAACGAAAAAGGATCGTAAATATGGATTAATGATGGAACCAGGGAATTTCTATTACACATATGCATTCATGGCAGGATATGGCGGATATATTTTCGGAAATGACAATACCAATCCAGAAGAAATAGGGATCAATTCCGAAGGGGCAATCAAATCTGGTGAATTGATGAAAAAAATTCATAGCGAGCTACTCCCTCTAAAGAAGGAAGATATTACTGGTGATGTGATTTCTTCATTCTTTAATGAAAATAAACTAGCATTTAGGATCTCAGGACCATGGGATGTGAAGAATCATAAGGATGCTGGAATTAATTTCGGTATCGCCCCACTCCCTAAGCTGGATAATGGAGAAACACCTAAATCTTTCTCTGGAATTAAAGCATACTACGTAAACTCCTACAGTAAATATCCAGAAGCAGCCACACTTTTAGCCCAATTTGCATCTAGTGAAGAGATGCTTTTAAAGCGTTATGAGATGACAGGGCAATTACCACCTAAGAATTCACTCCTTGAAAATGACACAATCAAACAAGATGAAGTCTCAATGGCATTTTTAGAACAAGCTCAAAATGCTGTTCCTATGCCAAATATCCCTGAAATGCAAGCGGTATGGGGACCAATGGAAACAGCTTATACGGCTATATGGAATGATGGAATGGATCCGAAAAAAGCATTAGATGCTGCATACGAACAAATAGAGGATGCCATTTCTACTCAGAAAAAGTAG